The following are encoded together in the Lagopus muta isolate bLagMut1 chromosome Z, bLagMut1 primary, whole genome shotgun sequence genome:
- the LOC125687004 gene encoding LOW QUALITY PROTEIN: B-cell differentiation antigen CD72-like (The sequence of the model RefSeq protein was modified relative to this genomic sequence to represent the inferred CDS: inserted 2 bases in 2 codons; substituted 1 base at 1 genomic stop codon) produces the protein MAQGMLYTDLRFAKGPGRNGTASQALEASLSIDEAESPHENIAQELMPVGTAXEGAWHSPGCYSHRCCVPVGLLGVSLLLVVATMVLGACYWQVTRQLQDTSMEQVAERGHLSQEVQMWNQSLEQMWQXLAQVRKKLQQAWQQXQQELGRWEAELVNVSRALAATQKELNSVQGRLNANESTVTLLRSCTAIDCCHSGWLLYQAKCLFFSTDKKTWGDNRAEREEKYSQLLITKSWSHWRLCQ, from the exons ATGGCTCAGGGAATGCTCTACACTGACCTGAGGTTTGCCAAAGGGCCAGGGCGCAATGGCACAGCCAGCCAGGCACTAGAGGCAT CCCTTAGTATAGATGAGGCTGAGAGTCCTCATGAGAACATTGCACAGGAGCTGATgcctgtggggacag gggaagGGGCCTGGCACAGTCCAG GGTGCTATTCCCACCGGTGCTGTGtccctgtggggctgctgggtgtcagcctgctgctggtggtggccACCATGGTGCTAGGGGCCTGCT ACTGGCAGGTGACTCGTCAGCTACAGGACACATCCATGGAGCAAGTGGCCGAGCGTGGCCACTTATCACAGGAGGTGCAAATGTGGAACCAGAGCCTGGAGCAGATGTGGCAGTAGCTGGCACAAGTGCGAAAGAAGCTGCAGCAAGCATGGCAAC atcagcaggagctgggcaggtGGGAGGCTGAGCTGGTGAATGTCTCACGGGCCCTGGCTGCAACCCAGAAGGAGCTGAACAGCGTGCAGGGAAGGCTGAATGCTAATGAGAGCACCGTGACCCTGCTGCGCTCCTGCACGGCTATAG ACTGCTGCCACTCTGGCTGGCTGCTATACCAGGCAAAGTGCCTCTTCTTCTCAACGGATAAGAAGACGTGGGGTGACAACAGAGCAGAGCGTGAGGAGAAATACTCTCAGCTCCTGATCACCAAATCCTGGAGTCACTGGAGACTGTGCCAGTAG
- the SYT4 gene encoding synaptotagmin-4 isoform X2, with product MAPIASSHQQFDEIPTVVGIFSAFGLVFSVSLFAWICCQRKSSKSNKTPPYKFVHVLKGVDIYPENLNSKKKFGVDDKSEAKSKSAMPKNSLHLDLENRDLNGNFPKTISKMQSSPGPENSSSKHFSEKKKDLVSPDSLKSTMSLSSEEKQDKLGTLFLSLEYNFEKKAFVVSIKEARGLPAMDEQSMTSDPYIKMTILPEKKHKVKTRVLRKTLDPAFDETFTFYGIPYSQIQDLTLHFMILSFDRFSRDDVIGEVLIPLAGTELSEGRMLMDREIIKRNKSSGRGELLISLCYQSTTNTLTVVVLKARHLPKSDVSGLSDPYVKVNLYHVKKRISKKKTHVKKCTPNAVFNELFVFDIPCESLDDISIEFLVLDSDRGSRNEVIGRLTLGSSAEGTGGEHWKEICEYPRRQIAKWHMLCDG from the exons ATGGCTCCGATCGCGTCCAGCCACCAGCAGTTCG ATGAAATTCCTACAGTTGTTGGGATCTTTAGTGCATTTGGCCTTGTCTTCTCTGTCTCCCTTTTTGCTTGGATCTGCTGTCAGCGCAAATCATCCAAATCCAATAAGACTCCTCCATATAAGTTTGTTCATGTTCTGAAGGGAGTTGATATTTATCCTGAGAATCTCAACAGTAAGAAGAAGTTTGGAGTAGATGATAAAAGTGAAGCAAAGAGCAAATCAGCAATGCCAAAGAATTCTCTTCATCTTGACCTGGAGAACAGAGATCTAAATGGCAACTTTCCGAAAACAATCTCTAAAATGCAGAGTTCTCCAGGCCCTGAAAATTcatcttcaaagcatttttcagaaaagaagaaagatttagTTTCCCCTGATAGTTTAAAATCCACCATGTCCCTgtcatctgaagaaaaacaagacaagCTAGGaactctctttctctctttagaATACAACTTTGAGAAAAAGGCATTTGTAGTGAGCATCAAGGAAGCACGTGGGCTGCCAGCAATGGATGAACAGTCAATGACTTCTGATCCCTACATCAAAATGACAATCCTTCCTGAGAAAAAGCACAAGGTGAAAACCAGAGTGCTGAGGAAAACCTTAGATCCTGCTTTTGATGAGACCTTCACGTTTTATGGGATCCCCTATAGCCAAATTCAAGACTTAACACTCCATTTTATGATCTTGAGCTTCGACAGATTTTCCAGAGATGACGTCATTGGAGAAGTCCTCATTCCCCTTGCAGGAACTGAATTGTCAGAAGGAAGGATGCTAATGGACAGAGAGatcatcaaaagaaat AAGTCATCTGGACGTGGAGAACTGCTGATCTCTCTCTGTTATCAATCTACAACAAATACACTAACTGTGGTTGTTTTAAAAGCCAGACATCTACCTAAATCTGATGTTTCAGGATTATCAG ATCCTTATGTCAAAGTGAATCTGTACCATGTTAAGAAGAgaatttctaaaaagaaaacccaTGTCAAGAAGTGTACCCCTAATGCCGTGTTCAATGAATTGTTTGTCTTTGACATTCCTTGTGAGAGCCTTGATGATATCAGCATTGAATTCTTGGTTTTAGATTCAGATAGAGGGTCAAGGAATGAGGTCATTGGTAGGTTAACCTTAGGATCTTCAGCAGAAGGAACAGGTGGAGAACACTGGAAAGAAATCTGTGAGTATCCTAGGAGACAAATTGCCAAATGGCATATGTTGTGTGATGGttag
- the SYT4 gene encoding synaptotagmin-4 isoform X1 — translation MAPIASSHQQFDEIPTVVGIFSAFGLVFSVSLFAWICCQRKSSKSNKTPPYKFVHVLKGVDIYPENLNSKKKFGVDDKSEAKSKSAMPKNSLHLDLENRDLNGNFPKTISKMQSSPGPENSSSKHFSEKKKDLVSPDSLKSTMSLSSEEKQDKLGTLFLSLEYNFEKKAFVVSIKEARGLPAMDEQSMTSDPYIKMTILPEKKHKVKTRVLRKTLDPAFDETFTFYGIPYSQIQDLTLHFMILSFDRFSRDDVIGEVLIPLAGTELSEGRMLMDREIIKRNVRKSSGRGELLISLCYQSTTNTLTVVVLKARHLPKSDVSGLSDPYVKVNLYHVKKRISKKKTHVKKCTPNAVFNELFVFDIPCESLDDISIEFLVLDSDRGSRNEVIGRLTLGSSAEGTGGEHWKEICEYPRRQIAKWHMLCDG, via the exons ATGGCTCCGATCGCGTCCAGCCACCAGCAGTTCG ATGAAATTCCTACAGTTGTTGGGATCTTTAGTGCATTTGGCCTTGTCTTCTCTGTCTCCCTTTTTGCTTGGATCTGCTGTCAGCGCAAATCATCCAAATCCAATAAGACTCCTCCATATAAGTTTGTTCATGTTCTGAAGGGAGTTGATATTTATCCTGAGAATCTCAACAGTAAGAAGAAGTTTGGAGTAGATGATAAAAGTGAAGCAAAGAGCAAATCAGCAATGCCAAAGAATTCTCTTCATCTTGACCTGGAGAACAGAGATCTAAATGGCAACTTTCCGAAAACAATCTCTAAAATGCAGAGTTCTCCAGGCCCTGAAAATTcatcttcaaagcatttttcagaaaagaagaaagatttagTTTCCCCTGATAGTTTAAAATCCACCATGTCCCTgtcatctgaagaaaaacaagacaagCTAGGaactctctttctctctttagaATACAACTTTGAGAAAAAGGCATTTGTAGTGAGCATCAAGGAAGCACGTGGGCTGCCAGCAATGGATGAACAGTCAATGACTTCTGATCCCTACATCAAAATGACAATCCTTCCTGAGAAAAAGCACAAGGTGAAAACCAGAGTGCTGAGGAAAACCTTAGATCCTGCTTTTGATGAGACCTTCACGTTTTATGGGATCCCCTATAGCCAAATTCAAGACTTAACACTCCATTTTATGATCTTGAGCTTCGACAGATTTTCCAGAGATGACGTCATTGGAGAAGTCCTCATTCCCCTTGCAGGAACTGAATTGTCAGAAGGAAGGATGCTAATGGACAGAGAGatcatcaaaagaaatgttaGG AAGTCATCTGGACGTGGAGAACTGCTGATCTCTCTCTGTTATCAATCTACAACAAATACACTAACTGTGGTTGTTTTAAAAGCCAGACATCTACCTAAATCTGATGTTTCAGGATTATCAG ATCCTTATGTCAAAGTGAATCTGTACCATGTTAAGAAGAgaatttctaaaaagaaaacccaTGTCAAGAAGTGTACCCCTAATGCCGTGTTCAATGAATTGTTTGTCTTTGACATTCCTTGTGAGAGCCTTGATGATATCAGCATTGAATTCTTGGTTTTAGATTCAGATAGAGGGTCAAGGAATGAGGTCATTGGTAGGTTAACCTTAGGATCTTCAGCAGAAGGAACAGGTGGAGAACACTGGAAAGAAATCTGTGAGTATCCTAGGAGACAAATTGCCAAATGGCATATGTTGTGTGATGGttag